One part of the Leucobacter triazinivorans genome encodes these proteins:
- the rpsA gene encoding 30S ribosomal protein S1, whose amino-acid sequence MTNATTESKQVAINDIGSADDFLAAVESTLKFFNDGDLIEGTVVKIDRDEVLLDVGYKTEGVIPSRELSIKHDVNPDEVVQVGDPVEALVLQKEDKEGRLILSKKRAQYERAWGDVERIKENEGVVTGTVIEVVKGGLIVDIGLRGFLPASLIELRRVRDLTPYLGQEIEAKILELDKNRNNVVLSRRALLEETQSATRSSFLAELKPGQVRKGVISSIVNFGAFVDLGGVDGLVHVSELSWKHIEHASDVVEVGQEVTVEVLSVELDRERVSLSLKATQEDPWQVFARTHAIGEIAPGVVTKLVPFGAFVRVADGIEGLVHISELSGQHVELAEQVVQAGQEVFVKIIDIDLDRRRISLSLKQANEGVDPEGTEFDPALYGMTTEYDENGEYKYPEGFDPETQEWKEGFEAQREKWEQEYAAAQDRWEAHKKQVAASLTEVVAAPAADNASPSFSSDSASTGALADDAALAALKAQLEGN is encoded by the coding sequence ATGACGAACGCAACGACCGAGAGCAAGCAGGTCGCGATCAACGACATCGGCTCGGCCGACGACTTCCTTGCAGCGGTCGAATCGACCCTGAAGTTCTTCAACGACGGAGACCTCATCGAGGGCACCGTGGTGAAGATCGACCGCGACGAGGTGCTCCTCGACGTCGGGTACAAGACCGAGGGCGTCATTCCCTCGCGCGAGCTGTCCATCAAGCACGACGTGAACCCCGATGAGGTTGTTCAGGTCGGCGATCCCGTCGAGGCGCTCGTGCTCCAGAAGGAGGACAAGGAAGGTCGCCTCATCCTGTCCAAGAAGCGCGCTCAGTACGAGCGGGCCTGGGGCGATGTGGAGCGCATCAAGGAGAACGAGGGCGTCGTCACCGGAACGGTGATCGAGGTCGTCAAGGGCGGCCTGATCGTCGACATCGGGCTTCGCGGCTTCCTCCCCGCCTCGCTCATCGAGCTGCGCCGCGTGCGCGACCTGACCCCGTACCTGGGTCAGGAGATCGAGGCGAAGATCCTCGAGCTCGACAAGAACCGCAACAACGTCGTGCTGTCGCGCCGCGCGCTCCTCGAGGAGACGCAGTCGGCGACCCGCTCCTCGTTCCTCGCCGAGCTCAAGCCGGGCCAGGTGCGCAAGGGCGTCATCTCGTCGATCGTCAACTTCGGCGCGTTCGTCGATCTGGGCGGCGTGGACGGCCTCGTGCACGTCTCCGAGCTGTCGTGGAAGCACATCGAGCACGCCTCCGACGTCGTCGAGGTCGGCCAGGAGGTCACGGTCGAGGTGCTCTCGGTCGAGCTCGATCGTGAGCGCGTCTCGCTCTCGCTCAAGGCGACCCAGGAGGACCCGTGGCAGGTCTTCGCCCGCACCCACGCGATCGGCGAGATCGCTCCGGGCGTCGTCACCAAGCTCGTTCCGTTCGGCGCGTTCGTGCGCGTGGCGGACGGCATCGAGGGCCTCGTGCACATCTCAGAGCTGTCGGGTCAGCACGTCGAGCTCGCCGAGCAGGTCGTGCAGGCCGGCCAGGAGGTCTTCGTCAAGATCATCGACATCGATCTGGATCGCCGCCGCATCTCGCTCAGCCTCAAGCAGGCCAACGAGGGCGTCGATCCCGAGGGCACCGAGTTCGATCCCGCGCTCTACGGCATGACCACCGAGTACGACGAGAACGGCGAGTACAAGTACCCCGAGGGCTTCGATCCTGAGACTCAGGAGTGGAAGGAAGGCTTCGAGGCCCAGCGCGAGAAGTGGGAGCAGGAGTACGCTGCCGCCCAGGATCGCTGGGAGGCGCACAAGAAGCAGGTCGCCGCTTCGCTCACCGAGGTCGTTGCCGCTCCCGCCGCTGACAACGCCTCGCCGAGCTTCTCGAGCGACTCGGCTTCGACCGGTGCGCTCGCCGACGACGCCGCGCTTGCGGCGCTGAAGGCGCAGCTCGAGGGCAACTGA
- a CDS encoding hotdog fold thioesterase: MTAPTPPHTDPTDPGLAYVRERGLGALADRMGIEMTEFTRERAVAMMPVEGNTQPIGLLHGGAYVVLGETLGSMHANFVAPEGHVGVGVDINATHTGSATSGIVTGVCTPIKLGRSVAVHEIIVSDEQGRRCSTVRITNFYKRIS; the protein is encoded by the coding sequence ATGACGGCCCCCACCCCTCCGCACACCGACCCGACCGACCCCGGACTGGCGTACGTCCGCGAGCGCGGCCTCGGCGCACTCGCCGACCGGATGGGGATCGAGATGACCGAGTTCACGCGAGAGCGCGCGGTCGCCATGATGCCGGTCGAAGGCAACACCCAGCCGATCGGCCTGCTGCACGGCGGCGCCTACGTGGTGCTCGGTGAGACGCTCGGATCGATGCACGCCAACTTCGTCGCCCCTGAAGGGCACGTCGGGGTGGGCGTCGACATCAACGCGACGCACACGGGCTCCGCCACATCGGGCATCGTGACCGGGGTGTGCACCCCGATCAAACTGGGGAGATCGGTCGCGGTCCACGAGATCATCGTCAGCGACGAGCAGGGCCGCCGCTGCTCGACGGTGCGCATCACGAACTTCTACAAGCGCATCTCGTGA
- a CDS encoding DUF4126 domain-containing protein, whose product MLEFITGMTLAASAGLNAYIPLLGLGLLSRFTELVQLPAAWAWLENEWALGVLGVLLLVEVLVDKFPALDSVNDVLQTVVRPASGGIVFSAGSSSDTFAVTDPAEFIASADVWPFLIGVLIALVPHVLKAVARPVINTLTAGAGAAVSSTLEDLGALVLTVLAIVVPVLALALLVAVLVVLIRRLRRALAERAARRAGGLAG is encoded by the coding sequence GTGCTCGAATTCATCACCGGTATGACGCTCGCGGCATCGGCGGGCCTCAACGCCTACATCCCGCTGCTCGGCCTCGGCCTCCTGTCGCGCTTCACCGAGCTCGTCCAGCTCCCGGCGGCGTGGGCATGGCTCGAGAACGAGTGGGCGCTCGGCGTGCTCGGCGTGCTGCTGCTCGTAGAGGTGCTGGTCGACAAATTCCCCGCACTCGACAGCGTCAACGACGTGCTCCAGACGGTGGTGCGCCCGGCCTCGGGCGGCATCGTGTTCTCCGCCGGATCGTCCAGCGATACCTTCGCCGTCACCGACCCCGCCGAGTTCATCGCCTCGGCCGACGTCTGGCCGTTCCTGATCGGCGTGCTCATCGCACTCGTACCGCACGTGCTGAAGGCCGTGGCGCGACCGGTGATCAACACCCTCACGGCGGGGGCCGGTGCCGCAGTGTCGAGCACCCTCGAAGACCTGGGCGCACTCGTCCTGACCGTGCTCGCGATCGTGGTCCCGGTGCTCGCGCTCGCGCTGCTCGTCGCGGTGCTCGTCGTGCTCATCCGGCGGCTGCGCCGAGCGCTCGCCGAGCGCGCCGCCCGACGCGCCGGCGGTCTCGCCGGCTGA
- the polA gene encoding DNA polymerase I produces MIIDGHSLAFRAFYALPVDSFQTQSGQHTNAIHGFIAMLINLLGNERPDALAVAFDISRHSFRTEEYPEYKGTRGETPPEFKGQVPLLQEALHAMGIRTLEKENFEADDILATLATRGADAGYRVLVVSGDRDTIQLVDDRITLLYPSKQGVSELTRYDAEKVMERYGIRPEQYPEIAALVGETSDNLPGIPRVGEKTAVKWITQFGSLEEILRRQDEIGGKVGESLREHAHLAERNRRLNRLVRDVELDVTLDELKRGEIDMGAVQQVFARLEFRTLLQRVGKLAGAEVPAGGAASATASLVPQRPEAKNLIDEELGDWLDKADHPAVLIREADSGYEVGIATPDSSVLFHWIPGGRDYALFEQWLASDASKLFFDAKQQIATARRAGAQIGGIGGDLLLAAWLLRPATAEKSIAEAVFRFLGEQVPEGDPNQLVPDEGSVADAAALAWYVARAHAAATERFQSRTIEIYRDIELPLVPVLAALEERGVEIDLPLFEAHHAELTARVADLAQQAFAAIGREVNLSSPKQLQEVLFDELDMPKTRKTKSGYTTDAAALAELQAKKPHPFLDALLAHRDANKLRQMVETLIKAVQQDGRIHTTFVQTGASTGRLASTDPNLQNIPVRSEEGRRIREGFIHAPDYETLMTADYSQIEMRIMAHLSGDAGLIEAFNEGEDLHRFVGARIFGVTPEEVTSEMRSKVKAMSYGLAYGLSAFGLSKQLGISGAEAKQLMVDYFERFGGVRDYLRSVVDQAKRDTFTETIFGRRRPFPDLASPNRVLRENAERAALNSPIQGSAADIIKRAMIQVERRMREADLRSRMLLQIHDELMFEVAEGEWDALEAIVREEMAGAAELSVPLEVQVGHGSNWNAAAH; encoded by the coding sequence ATGATCATCGACGGCCACTCGCTGGCCTTCCGGGCGTTCTACGCGTTGCCCGTCGACAGCTTCCAGACCCAGAGTGGCCAGCACACGAACGCGATCCACGGCTTCATCGCCATGCTCATCAACCTGCTGGGCAATGAGCGCCCGGATGCGCTGGCCGTCGCCTTCGACATCTCCCGCCATTCCTTCCGCACGGAGGAGTACCCCGAGTACAAGGGCACTCGCGGCGAGACGCCGCCCGAGTTCAAGGGCCAGGTGCCGCTGCTGCAGGAGGCGCTGCACGCGATGGGGATCCGCACGCTCGAGAAGGAGAACTTCGAGGCCGACGATATCCTCGCCACGCTCGCGACCCGCGGCGCCGACGCCGGATATCGGGTGCTCGTGGTCAGCGGCGACCGCGACACGATCCAGCTGGTCGACGACCGGATCACGCTGCTCTATCCGTCGAAGCAGGGGGTGAGCGAGCTCACTCGATACGATGCCGAGAAGGTGATGGAGCGCTACGGGATCCGGCCGGAGCAGTACCCCGAGATCGCCGCGCTCGTGGGGGAGACGAGCGACAATCTGCCGGGCATTCCCCGCGTGGGCGAGAAGACCGCCGTCAAGTGGATCACCCAGTTCGGATCGCTGGAGGAGATTCTCCGCCGGCAGGACGAGATCGGCGGCAAGGTGGGGGAGAGCCTGCGCGAGCACGCGCACCTTGCGGAGCGCAACCGCCGGCTCAACCGGCTCGTGCGCGATGTCGAGCTCGACGTGACGCTCGACGAGCTGAAGCGGGGCGAGATCGACATGGGCGCGGTGCAGCAGGTCTTCGCCAGGCTCGAGTTCCGCACACTGCTGCAGCGCGTCGGCAAGCTCGCCGGCGCTGAGGTGCCGGCTGGCGGTGCGGCCTCGGCGACGGCGTCGCTCGTGCCGCAACGGCCAGAGGCGAAGAACCTGATCGACGAGGAGCTGGGCGACTGGCTCGACAAGGCGGATCACCCCGCCGTGCTGATCCGCGAGGCCGACTCGGGTTACGAAGTGGGGATCGCGACGCCCGATTCCTCCGTGCTGTTCCACTGGATTCCGGGCGGGCGGGACTACGCGCTCTTCGAGCAGTGGCTGGCCTCGGACGCCTCGAAGCTGTTCTTCGATGCGAAGCAGCAGATCGCGACCGCGCGTCGCGCGGGCGCGCAGATCGGAGGCATCGGGGGAGACCTGCTGCTCGCCGCCTGGCTGCTGCGCCCTGCGACGGCGGAGAAGAGCATCGCTGAGGCGGTGTTCCGCTTCCTCGGCGAGCAGGTGCCCGAGGGCGACCCGAATCAGCTCGTGCCCGACGAGGGCAGCGTGGCCGACGCCGCCGCGCTCGCCTGGTACGTGGCGCGCGCGCACGCCGCCGCCACCGAGCGCTTCCAGTCGCGCACGATCGAGATCTACCGCGATATCGAGTTGCCGCTCGTGCCGGTGCTCGCGGCGCTCGAGGAGCGCGGCGTCGAAATCGACCTGCCGCTCTTCGAAGCCCACCACGCCGAGCTCACGGCGCGGGTCGCGGACCTCGCGCAGCAGGCGTTCGCGGCGATCGGGCGCGAGGTCAACCTGTCGTCGCCGAAGCAGCTGCAGGAAGTGCTCTTCGACGAGCTCGACATGCCGAAGACGCGCAAGACGAAGAGCGGGTACACGACCGACGCGGCCGCGCTGGCAGAGCTGCAGGCGAAGAAGCCGCACCCCTTCCTCGATGCGCTGCTCGCGCACCGCGATGCGAACAAGCTGCGTCAGATGGTCGAGACGCTCATCAAGGCGGTGCAGCAGGACGGCCGGATCCACACGACGTTCGTGCAGACGGGAGCCAGCACCGGTCGACTGGCATCGACCGACCCGAATCTGCAGAACATCCCGGTGCGCTCGGAGGAGGGGCGCCGCATCCGCGAAGGGTTCATCCATGCACCCGACTACGAGACGCTCATGACTGCGGACTACTCGCAGATCGAGATGCGCATCATGGCTCACCTGTCGGGCGATGCGGGGCTCATCGAGGCCTTCAACGAGGGGGAAGATCTCCACCGCTTCGTCGGAGCGCGTATCTTCGGGGTCACCCCTGAGGAGGTGACGAGCGAGATGCGCTCGAAGGTCAAGGCGATGTCGTACGGGCTCGCGTACGGCTTGTCGGCCTTCGGCCTCTCCAAGCAGCTCGGTATCAGCGGTGCCGAGGCGAAGCAGCTCATGGTCGACTACTTCGAGCGTTTCGGGGGCGTCCGCGACTACCTGCGCTCCGTTGTCGACCAGGCCAAGCGCGACACCTTCACCGAGACGATCTTCGGCCGCCGCCGCCCGTTCCCCGATCTGGCGAGCCCGAACCGAGTCCTGCGGGAGAACGCCGAGCGGGCGGCCCTCAACTCGCCGATTCAGGGATCGGCGGCCGACATCATCAAGCGCGCCATGATCCAGGTCGAGCGCCGCATGCGCGAGGCCGATCTGCGCTCGCGCATGCTGCTGCAGATCCACGACGAGCTCATGTTCGAGGTCGCCGAGGGGGAGTGGGACGCGCTCGAGGCGATCGTGCGCGAGGAGATGGCGGGCGCCGCCGAGCTCTCCGTGCCGCTCGAGGTGCAGGTGGGGCACGGGAGCAACTGGAACGCCGCCGCGCACTGA
- a CDS encoding ANTAR domain-containing response regulator, with the protein MNDQSTAPSAPRRVVVAEDESLIRLDIVETLRDSGYDVVGEAGDGEEAVRLVEELRPDLVVMDVKMPKLDGISAAERINKDHIAPVVLLTAFSQRELVERASEAGALAYVVKPFTPADLIPAIEIALSRFQQIVALESEVADLAERFETRKLVDRAKGILNDKMGLSEPEAFRWIQKASMDRRLTMQDVAKTIIDQLGPKKS; encoded by the coding sequence GTGAATGACCAGAGCACTGCACCGAGCGCCCCGCGACGCGTCGTCGTCGCGGAAGACGAGTCCCTGATCCGCCTCGACATCGTAGAGACCCTGCGCGACAGCGGCTACGACGTGGTGGGCGAAGCCGGTGACGGCGAGGAGGCGGTGCGCCTCGTGGAGGAGCTGCGCCCCGATCTCGTCGTGATGGACGTCAAGATGCCGAAGCTCGACGGGATCTCCGCGGCGGAGCGCATCAACAAGGACCACATCGCACCCGTGGTCCTGCTCACCGCCTTCAGCCAGCGCGAGCTCGTCGAGCGAGCGAGCGAGGCCGGCGCCCTCGCCTACGTCGTCAAGCCGTTCACCCCGGCGGACCTGATCCCCGCGATCGAGATCGCGCTGTCGCGCTTCCAGCAGATCGTCGCGCTCGAGAGCGAGGTCGCCGATCTCGCCGAGCGGTTCGAGACCCGCAAGCTCGTCGACCGCGCGAAGGGGATCCTCAACGACAAGATGGGGCTCAGCGAGCCCGAGGCGTTCCGTTGGATCCAGAAGGCGTCGATGGATCGTCGCCTCACCATGCAGGACGTGGCGAAGACGATCATCGATCAGCTCGGCCCGAAGAAGTCGTAG
- the rplU gene encoding 50S ribosomal protein L21, with product MVYAVVRASGRQEKVEVGSILTVNRVAGDASGKLELPAVLLVDGDQVTTDAAALAKVKVTAEVLDDLRGPKIVIQRYKNKTGYKSRQGHRQDLTRIKVTGIK from the coding sequence GTGGTTTACGCAGTAGTGCGCGCAAGCGGCCGGCAGGAGAAGGTCGAGGTCGGTTCGATCCTCACCGTCAATCGTGTGGCGGGTGACGCCTCGGGCAAGCTCGAGCTTCCCGCTGTGCTCCTCGTCGACGGAGATCAGGTGACCACCGACGCCGCGGCCCTCGCCAAGGTGAAGGTGACCGCCGAGGTGCTCGACGATCTCCGCGGCCCGAAGATCGTGATCCAGCGCTACAAGAACAAGACCGGGTACAAGAGCCGCCAGGGTCACCGTCAGGACCTGACCCGCATCAAGGTCACCGGCATCAAGTAA
- a CDS encoding Rne/Rng family ribonuclease — protein sequence MVKSTTEDHHEDAAGAVDAVGAEQAVATAPAGDVRDESPESGAAAESPAAVPFAEMSPEERFRATTRLIFLAPDVPPVQPRPRRGDWRFGDGRPGDARQGDPRQAEPRRDARGGELRHLDDLLDQQFARDEDTGERDSGSRRTRRRSGGGEGSSEDDAPRRQQRQAPVITEPQKVKGSTRLEAKKQRRRDGRDSGRRRMVITESEFLARREAVDREMIVRTTADRVQIGVLEDKVLVEHYVARSSESSLIGNVYLGRVQNVLPSMEAAFVDIGRGRNAVLYSGEVDWSEFEGGNAARKIENALKPGDQVLVQVTKDPVGHKGARLTSQISLPGRFLVYVPGGAMNGISRKLPDTERARLKKILKEVLPSGAGVIVRTAAEGASEEQLTHDVQRLTRQWESIQKRVAKGGGPVLLHSEPDMLIKIVRDVFNEDFHRLLISGDDTYATIENYLSQVAPDLLQRVERHEGERDVFDEYRITEQIAKALDRKVWLPSGGSLVIDRTEAMTVIDVNTGKFVGSGGNLEETVTKNNLEAAEEIVRQLRLRDIGGIIVVDFIDMVLESNRDLVLRRLVECLSRDRTKHQVAEVTSLGLVQMTRKKLGLGLLESFSEPCEVCAGRGIIVHHEPVTKHRSEGSSRSSKRGKGAPAQQESKAQTHSITDGAKNMLAQVAASTIQSAKGADGGGASGAGGARASYGDDEAARTGAPVSGRVRSRGSDERAETPESTQAVSGSLLESVLEALPEAPATGAGRSRSRRVSTAPIRGGEDQPHRGSARAADGGAGDDGAAEGEAAEGGAADAAQQAQLALAQALEETVRRREAERE from the coding sequence ATGGTGAAGAGCACAACAGAAGACCATCACGAAGACGCAGCCGGCGCGGTCGACGCCGTCGGCGCAGAGCAGGCCGTCGCCACGGCACCCGCCGGCGATGTCCGTGACGAATCACCCGAGTCGGGGGCGGCTGCGGAGTCGCCCGCAGCCGTCCCCTTCGCGGAGATGAGCCCGGAGGAGCGCTTCCGAGCGACCACCCGCTTGATCTTCCTCGCGCCCGACGTGCCGCCGGTGCAGCCTCGGCCCCGCCGCGGCGACTGGCGGTTCGGCGACGGCCGCCCGGGCGATGCGCGCCAGGGTGATCCCCGCCAGGCCGAGCCGCGGCGCGACGCGCGAGGCGGCGAGCTGCGTCACCTCGACGATCTGCTCGACCAGCAGTTCGCGCGCGACGAGGACACGGGCGAACGCGATTCGGGATCGCGGCGCACCCGGCGCCGCTCGGGCGGTGGTGAGGGATCCTCCGAGGACGACGCCCCGCGCCGGCAGCAGCGCCAGGCGCCCGTGATCACCGAGCCGCAGAAGGTGAAGGGTTCGACCCGGCTGGAGGCCAAGAAGCAGCGGCGCCGCGACGGCCGCGACTCGGGCCGCCGCCGCATGGTGATCACGGAGTCCGAGTTCCTGGCACGCCGTGAGGCGGTCGACCGCGAGATGATCGTGCGGACGACGGCGGATCGCGTGCAGATCGGCGTGCTCGAGGACAAGGTGCTCGTCGAGCACTACGTGGCACGATCGAGCGAATCGTCGCTCATCGGCAACGTCTATCTCGGGCGCGTGCAGAACGTGCTGCCCAGCATGGAGGCGGCGTTCGTGGACATCGGGCGCGGTCGCAACGCCGTGCTCTACTCGGGCGAAGTCGACTGGTCCGAGTTCGAGGGCGGCAATGCCGCGCGCAAGATCGAGAACGCGTTGAAACCGGGCGACCAGGTGCTGGTGCAGGTGACCAAGGATCCGGTCGGCCACAAGGGTGCCCGTCTCACGAGTCAGATCTCTCTTCCGGGGCGATTCCTCGTGTACGTGCCGGGGGGCGCGATGAACGGCATCTCCCGCAAGCTCCCCGATACCGAGCGCGCGCGCTTGAAGAAGATCCTCAAGGAGGTGCTGCCGAGCGGCGCCGGAGTGATCGTGCGCACCGCCGCGGAAGGCGCGAGCGAGGAGCAGCTCACCCACGATGTGCAGCGGCTGACCCGGCAGTGGGAGTCGATCCAGAAGCGGGTGGCGAAGGGCGGCGGTCCCGTCCTGCTGCACTCGGAGCCCGACATGCTCATCAAGATCGTGCGGGACGTCTTCAATGAGGACTTCCACCGTCTGCTGATCTCGGGTGACGACACCTACGCGACGATCGAGAACTACCTCTCGCAGGTGGCGCCCGACCTGCTGCAGCGGGTGGAGCGCCACGAAGGTGAGCGCGACGTCTTCGACGAGTACCGCATCACCGAGCAGATCGCCAAGGCGTTGGATCGCAAGGTGTGGCTGCCCTCCGGCGGCTCCCTGGTCATCGATCGGACCGAGGCGATGACCGTGATCGACGTGAACACGGGCAAGTTCGTCGGATCCGGTGGCAACCTCGAGGAGACCGTCACCAAGAACAACCTCGAGGCGGCCGAGGAGATCGTGCGCCAGCTGCGCCTGCGCGACATCGGCGGCATCATCGTGGTCGACTTCATCGACATGGTGCTCGAGTCGAACCGCGACCTGGTGCTGCGCCGGCTGGTCGAGTGCCTCAGCCGCGACCGCACGAAGCATCAGGTGGCCGAGGTCACCTCTCTCGGCCTCGTGCAGATGACTCGCAAGAAGCTCGGTCTGGGGCTGCTCGAGTCGTTCAGCGAGCCGTGCGAGGTGTGCGCGGGGCGCGGGATCATCGTGCACCACGAACCGGTGACGAAGCACCGGAGCGAGGGGTCGTCGCGCAGCTCGAAGCGAGGCAAAGGCGCACCGGCGCAGCAGGAGTCCAAGGCTCAGACGCACTCCATCACCGACGGAGCGAAGAACATGCTTGCGCAGGTGGCGGCCTCGACGATCCAGAGCGCGAAGGGCGCTGATGGGGGCGGGGCATCCGGAGCCGGCGGAGCGAGAGCGTCCTACGGGGATGACGAGGCCGCCCGCACGGGAGCACCGGTCAGCGGTAGGGTGCGGTCGCGCGGATCGGACGAGCGAGCGGAGACCCCCGAGTCGACTCAGGCCGTATCGGGATCGCTGCTCGAGTCGGTGCTCGAAGCCCTGCCGGAGGCGCCCGCGACGGGCGCGGGCCGCAGCCGCAGTCGCCGGGTCTCCACCGCCCCGATCCGCGGCGGCGAAGATCAGCCGCACCGCGGGTCGGCACGCGCCGCTGACGGCGGCGCAGGTGACGACGGAGCGGCTGAGGGCGAAGCGGCCGAGGGCGGCGCGGCGGATGCGGCGCAGCAGGCTCAGCTCGCACTCGCGCAGGCGCTCGAGGAGACGGTGCGCCGTCGCGAGGCGGAGCGGGAGTGA
- a CDS encoding vitamin K epoxide reductase family protein: MTSAPRSTRRPTAFAVFSILAGSIGWFASFELLTEYIKTLAASDYVPNCNVSILVTCGPNMGSWQGSLFGFSNTIIGVSAFVAPIAVGVALLAGARFSRWFWTLYQLGLLGGFVFIWWLFSQSVFVLGTLCPWCMVVWSVMIPLWWVSFFRPYANGDIPLSDSARAVFQTLLSWTWVIVLICYLVIAFVAQLQLDWLSEFSRM, encoded by the coding sequence ATGACTTCTGCACCTCGTTCGACCCGGCGACCGACCGCCTTCGCCGTCTTCTCCATCCTCGCGGGATCGATCGGCTGGTTCGCCTCGTTCGAGCTGCTCACGGAGTACATCAAGACGCTCGCCGCGAGCGACTACGTGCCGAACTGCAACGTCAGCATCCTCGTCACCTGCGGCCCCAACATGGGGTCGTGGCAGGGCTCCCTGTTCGGCTTCAGCAACACCATCATCGGCGTCTCCGCGTTCGTGGCACCGATCGCGGTCGGCGTTGCCCTGCTCGCGGGAGCCCGGTTCTCCCGCTGGTTCTGGACGCTCTATCAGCTCGGCCTTCTGGGCGGCTTCGTATTCATCTGGTGGCTGTTCTCGCAGAGCGTGTTCGTGCTCGGCACGCTGTGCCCGTGGTGCATGGTGGTCTGGAGCGTCATGATCCCGCTCTGGTGGGTCTCGTTCTTCCGCCCGTACGCCAACGGCGACATTCCGCTGAGCGACTCCGCGCGCGCCGTGTTCCAGACGCTCCTCTCGTGGACCTGGGTGATCGTCCTGATCTGCTACCTCGTGATTGCGTTCGTCGCCCAGCTCCAGCTCGACTGGCTCTCCGAGTTCAGCCGGATGTGA
- the rpmA gene encoding 50S ribosomal protein L27 — MAHKKGASSTRNGRDSNAQRLGVKRFGGQQVNAGEIIVRQRGTHFHPGANVGRGGDDTLFALSAGAVEFGVKGGRKVVNIVAAA, encoded by the coding sequence ATGGCACATAAGAAGGGCGCCAGCTCCACCCGCAACGGTCGCGACTCGAACGCGCAGCGCCTCGGCGTGAAGCGCTTCGGCGGCCAGCAGGTCAACGCAGGCGAGATCATCGTGCGTCAGCGCGGAACCCACTTCCACCCCGGCGCCAATGTCGGCCGCGGCGGCGACGACACGCTGTTCGCGCTGTCGGCGGGTGCGGTCGAGTTCGGCGTGAAGGGCGGCCGCAAGGTCGTCAACATCGTAGCTGCCGCGTAA
- the coaE gene encoding dephospho-CoA kinase: MKLIGLTGGIASGKSTIGRRLEQLGAVRIDADELAREAVAPGTPGLARVLARFGGELRRADGTLDRAGLGAIVFADAEALAALNAIVHPEVRRLFDARAEAARAQDPDAVLVYEVPLLVEAARDQGWDLVVTAEAPPEQRIERMVELRGMAEAEARRRIGNQANSAERTSVADAVIDTSGTRAETLAQVDELWRRITSG; encoded by the coding sequence GTGAAACTGATCGGGTTGACGGGGGGCATCGCGTCGGGGAAGTCGACCATCGGTCGGCGACTCGAGCAGCTCGGAGCCGTACGCATCGACGCGGATGAGCTGGCGAGAGAAGCCGTGGCGCCCGGAACTCCCGGTCTGGCGCGGGTGCTCGCGCGGTTCGGGGGCGAGCTCAGGCGCGCTGACGGGACGCTCGATCGAGCCGGACTCGGGGCGATCGTGTTCGCCGATGCAGAGGCGCTCGCCGCGCTGAACGCGATCGTGCACCCGGAGGTGCGACGTCTGTTCGACGCGCGGGCCGAAGCGGCGAGAGCTCAGGATCCCGACGCGGTGCTCGTCTACGAGGTACCGCTGCTGGTGGAGGCGGCGAGAGATCAGGGCTGGGATCTCGTGGTCACGGCCGAAGCACCCCCGGAGCAGCGGATCGAACGGATGGTCGAGCTGCGTGGTATGGCCGAGGCCGAGGCGCGCCGCAGGATCGGGAATCAGGCGAACAGCGCGGAGCGCACGTCCGTCGCGGACGCGGTGATCGACACCTCGGGTACGCGGGCCGAGACGCTGGCGCAGGTGGATGAGCTCTGGCGCAGGATCACATCCGGCTGA